The genomic region ACTTCTGAGTTTTGTCTGATCATTACAAATTAAAGTAGACCGATTGAACAGTTTGTGTTGTGTTTTCAGGAAGAAATTAATTATGGCTGCTATAACCAAAACACGCAACTTTAAGATATTTCGTGGTTTATCGTATAACTACACTCCATGCGTAATTTCTAGTAGGAACCTAAATCTTCAAGAATACCACAGTAAGGATTTGTTGCGGAAGCACCAAGTGTCAATTCAGAACTTTCGTCTCCTCGACTCAAACTTGAATCCAAACTCATTATCCGACTTTAAGGCTGATGAATATGTAGTAAAAGCTCAAATTTTAGCGGGTGGAAGGGGTAAAGGGCATTTCAATAATGGTTTCAAAGGTGGGGTGCATTTAACTAAAAATCCAAATGAGATACTCAGCTTAGCTAAAAATATGATTGGACATAAGTTGATAACAAAACAAACTCCAAAAGAAGGAATACTTGTAGACAAGGTAATGGTAGCGGAGAGTGTCAACATCGTACGGGAGACGTACTTAAGTATTATAATGGAGAGAACCTATAATGGTGCTGCGTTGGTCGCCTCTCCTGCTGGCGGCATGGATATTGAAGCAGTTGCTGAGAAAACGCCACATCTTCTCAAAACAGTCCCCATTGACATCCATGAAGGCATTACAGATAAGATGGCTAAGGAAGTTGCTGAATTTTTAGAATTCAAAGGCCCTTTGGTTAACAAATGTGCTGAAGAAATAAAAAAGCTATGGCAACTGTTTCTAAAGGTAAAAGTGGtttaattattgtatatttataaataaattatttactgaTGACACTCCTATTGTGAATTGCAAATCAAATTATGATATATTAAAATTGCAACACATATAAGGTATGTTTTGCTTATATAATAATGCATATTAAGGTATGGCCAGCAGCAAACATGTGACACTCACAATGTCTTCTCCATAGAATTATCTACCTGTATACTTTGCTTTTGTTACTTGCTACTTTTACGTGAAATTAAGGGACTTGAGACAGCTATAAAGATGTATTTACATGATATGATAACTTTTTCTCAAAGCGAACTTTATTTTGAGATGGCTAAAAATTTCAAGGTTGCGCCACCAACATGTGAATGTTAATACAGTGCTCAGAGTGCTGATGTAAAATTACCCTAatgttaatggttttaatttacaaattatgaaattttaatttttgatatcacAATAAATTGAATATCCGAAAAAGACCACTGTTATTTCATAgcaattttaagttttcacttctctGGGAAGTCCCTACTGATAgccaatttttctttttgttattTCAAGGTTGATGCAACTCAACTGGAAATCAACCCATTGGTGGAGACTGATGATGGCAGAGTTGTAGCAGTGGATGCAAAAATTAACTTTGATGATAACGCACAGTTCCGACAAAAAGATATATTTGCCCTTGATGATACCTCTGGGATTGATCCTAGAGAGGTAAGTAACAAATCATAAGGTCACAGCACACATATCAACTCAGGAACAGAACGTCAACATAATATCATTTCGAGCTGTCCAGTATTCTTAGTATGAAACTTTGGGctggtaatgggttgatcatgatgatggcaTAGCCTAGAAATTTATTATAACACAGTTTTATACTTTTCATAAACATGTCATAATATCAACAGGCTATCAGAAAAGTTTTATGTAAACAAGGGCAAATTCTATCTTATCAATACTTGATGCAATATTGACaaaattgtatattatgttattgcaTATCTTTAAACAAAGACATCTTTGTGCTAATAGTATTATCTTATAACTATGTTTTGCTTATAATCATTACATAAGTATATTGAAAGATTGTTTGTTTAAAGTATAGGATTTATGTAGACTATGAATATattaaagaagaaaaacaataaaaaattatagtttttcTTTGACTTGCTAGCTGACTTGCCCACATTAACATGTATTCTATCAAGAGAATGAGAATTCATGTCGtacatagttataaaaaaaaatgtgaatgtGAATATGTTAATATCTTTATCTGATTTCAATGTGTTCAACCAACATGTTGGTGAAAACTGCTTTGAAATCTGAGTTATGTAAGTGCATTTAAACAAATGCAgattatatttatgaattttaGTTTTCTGAATAAATACAGATTCTAATATTACCTGCATTGTACCAAAGTTCACCTATGCTGTCTATTTGAAAGGTCTATTCGTAGAATTGAACAGGTTTTGTTCAAGTCACCAAACTCTCAGCCAATCTTAACATTTTCAGAAAGAAGCTGCTGAGCTCAACCTAACCTACATAGACATGGATGGCAGTATTGGATGCATGGTGAATGGGGCTGGTTTAGCCATGGCCACCATGGA from Maniola jurtina chromosome 4, ilManJurt1.1, whole genome shotgun sequence harbors:
- the LOC123864229 gene encoding succinate--CoA ligase [GDP-forming] subunit beta, mitochondrial, with the protein product MAAITKTRNFKIFRGLSYNYTPCVISSRNLNLQEYHSKDLLRKHQVSIQNFRLLDSNLNPNSLSDFKADEYVVKAQILAGGRGKGHFNNGFKGGVHLTKNPNEILSLAKNMIGHKLITKQTPKEGILVDKVMVAESVNIVRETYLSIIMERTYNGAALVASPAGGMDIEAVAEKTPHLLKTVPIDIHEGITDKMAKEVAEFLEFKGPLVNKCAEEIKKLWQLFLKVDATQLEINPLVETDDGRVVAVDAKINFDDNAQFRQKDIFALDDTSGIDPREKEAAELNLTYIDMDGSIGCMVNGAGLAMATMDLIMLSGGRPANFLDLGGGVGQSQVSAALRILESDPKVKAIFVNVFAGIVNCATVAKGIVAACKETPPKHPLVIRLAGTNAAQAKTILEESGLPFKIINDADEAAKTAVALAQ